One genomic window of Nicotiana sylvestris chromosome 10, ASM39365v2, whole genome shotgun sequence includes the following:
- the LOC138880134 gene encoding uncharacterized protein, with the protein MGRRSGTTAILWLPNEIPDLALWSRKLAACLTYNKHRWRDLSKGRWEAKHHGRRLAACFLRKAFDKLKSELLRHEARMRKASDREGSLRLLCERKEGELVYLRCKVDRSWNCESRLERQLERKIEELEHLWGKVGQAKCELNELKARVDAQVAAKEDALTKASALEVQIHNAHANDSIRVNIITRLESELLKVKVKVVNPQAEAVISRTRADQKVPTYLKGAAYARAELRESLDHDNNSKEYVKCKSRRETLEKIHARGFDLSEEIEQAKAEEHDATFLLSDAEDREDEADEP; encoded by the exons ATGGGGAGAAGGAGTGGTACTACAG CGATTCTTTGGCTGCCGAATGAGATCCCTGATCTGGCTTTATGGTCCCGCAAGCTGGCAGCTTGTTTGACCTATAATAAGCACAGGTGGCGAGACCTGTCcaaggggagatgggaggcaaagcatCACGGTAGGCGTTTAGCGGCTTGTTTCCTCAGAAAG GCCTTTGACAAACTTAAGTCTGAGCTGCTTCGCCATGAGGCTAGGATGCGAAAAGCTTCGGATAGGGAgggatcccttaggctcctttgtgagAGAAAGGAAGGTGAGCTGGTATACCTACGGTGTAAAGTGGATAGAAGTTGGAACTGCGAAAGCCGTCTCGAAAGACAG ttggagagAAAAATAGAGGAACTGGAACATCTTTGGGGCAAAGTCGGCCAGGCCAAATGTGAGCTTAACGAGTTGAAGGCTCGAgtagatgcccaagttgcggcTAAAGAGGATGCATTGACTAAGGCTTCTGCCCTCGAGGTACAAATCCATAACGCTCATGCAAATGATTCTATCCGAGTGAATATAATCACAAGGCTCGAGTCCGAGCTTTTGAAGGTGAAGGTTAAGGTGGTGAATCCCCAAGCTGAAGCTGTAATAAGCCGTACTAGGGCAGACCAAAAAGTGCCGACCTATTTGAAGGGCGCTGCCTATGCTAGAGCTGAGCTGAGGGAATCTCTTGATCATGATAACAATAGTAAAGAGTACGTGAAGTGTAAATCTCGGAGGGAGACCCTCGAGAAAATTCATGCCAGGGGCTTCGACCTCTCGgaagagatcgagcaagccaaggcGGAAGAACACGATGCTACATTCCTTCTGTCTGATGCCGAGGATAGAGAGGATGAGGCCGACGAGCCATAG